The following proteins come from a genomic window of Rutidosis leptorrhynchoides isolate AG116_Rl617_1_P2 chromosome 10, CSIRO_AGI_Rlap_v1, whole genome shotgun sequence:
- the LOC139870900 gene encoding uncharacterized protein yields the protein MGHKAAECRGKVKCFYCSKEGHIMAECPEYKKDESEGVDRKVIKRKLGAGDIKPRPHVYQITTDEVKESHDIVTDIFIVNHMPPNVLIDCGASRSFVSTQFCKDLNVPVSKLEHPLDVEVANDMTVRVTEVYKGCTMVINNEEFFIDLIPMQMGEFHVIVGMDWLGDNEGYINCLKKIIHMNAPNGRVVTIYGSTRRQPIPLCTYETAKRFLAHGCQSFLAHVVDKTKSANSIDEVRIVNEFKDVFSKELPGVPPEREVKFHIDLIPGDTSIAKTPYRLAPFEMKEMMTQIQELLDKGFIRPSSSP from the coding sequence ATGGGACACAAAGCGGCCGAATGTCGGGGAAAGGTGAAGTGTTTTTATTGTTCAAAAGAGGGACATATTATGGCTGAATGTCCCGAGTATAAGAAGGATGAATCGGAAGGGGTtgatagaaaagtaattaaaaggaAACTGGGTGCGGGTGACATCAAACCTCGTCCACATGTTTATCAAATTACAACCGACGAGGTAAAGGAGTCACACGACATTGTGACAGATATATTTATAGTAAATCATATGCCTCCTAATGTTTTAATTGATTGTGGTGCTTCTAGATCTTTTGTCTCTACGCAATTTTGTAAAGATTTAAATGTACCCGTGAGTAAATTAGAACACCCATTAGACGTAGAGGTAGCTAACGATATGACGGTTAGAGTCACCGAAGTGTATAAGGGATGTACTATGGTAATTAATAATGAAGAATTTTTTATAGATCTAATTCCCATGCAAATGGGAGAGTTTCATGTGATtgtaggtatggattggctcgGTGATAATGAAGGGTATATTAATTGTCTAAAGAAGATAATTCATATGAATGCGCCTAATGGGCGAGTCGTTACTATTTATGGTAGTACAAGAAGACAACCGATACCGTTGTGTACGTATGAAACAGCCAAACGATTTTTAGCACATGGGTGTCAATCATTCTTAGCACATGTGGTTGATAAAACCAAGAGTGCGAATAGTATTGATGAGGTCCGAATTGTTAATGAATTCaaagatgtattttcgaaagaattgccCGGTGTTCCTCCGGAGAGAGAGGTAAAATTTCATATTGATTTGATTCCAGGAGATACCTCTATTGCAAAGACTCCCTACCGGTTGGCTCCGTTCGAAATGAAAGAAATGATGACACAAATTCAAGAGTTACTCgataagggttttatccgacctagTAGCTCTCCATGA